Sequence from the Nitrospinaceae bacterium genome:
GCAAAGACGAACCCTAGAAGAAAAATGAAAGATATTTTGAAAAGTCGGGTCATATCTTGGAGGCGCTCTCGGGTTTTAGTTCCTGAATGAATCCGTTGACCAGCAACCGGGTTTGCAATTCTTCAGGGTCTGATTTGTTCACTCTTCGGGTGACGATCTCCTCGATCACTAAAAACTTTGCGGAGTTTTCTATCCGGAAAATGAATTGGCTTAGATTCTTCAAATTGGAACGAAGCGTCATGCCGATGGGAACCGCTGAAATTTCTTCAATCATCTTGGGCTTTTCAACCCGGACCCGTTCAATTCTGACTCCCGATTGCGCGGCAAAGCCATTGATCATTTTTTGCAGGCCGGCGGCGGCCATGCTGGGCTGTTTTTCAGTTAAAAACTTTTGCTTCAGAGTGATGCGAGTGCGTTTGTTCGCCTGGTTTTTGGCCTGGTAATAAGAGTTTTGATTTAAAATTGAATAATACTTTTGAATGAATTGGATCTTGTTTTGAATTTGCTGATCGACACTTTTTTGTTTGTCGTAAATCGGTTGAAAGACTGCAACCGTCAACAGGTAAACTCCAACCGCGGCCCCGCCGACGATTAAAAAAATTCTATCCCTGGGAGTGATTTTCAGATTCATGGATTTGCCTGCACTTCCGTTTGTATGGTAAACCTCTCGCCTTCATTTTCATTGATGATGGTCCCTTTAAATTTCGTTCCCTTGAAGCGTGGAGAATTTTCAATGATCGGAACCAGTTTGGAGGCGGTTTTTGAAATGCCGCTGATTTCCATGGTATTTTTTGCAATTTTTATATGAGTCAGCCAGGTGTCCCTGGAAAGCGTTCTACTCAAGTCCGCCAGAGCCGGTAGCCTCGAAGGATAAGTCCGTTCAATGGAGTTGAATGTATCCACGAATCCGGCAAGGTAATCGTGCTCCTGGTCTATTTCCTGTAGCGATGTGACCTGTTGTTTTACCTCCAGCAATTGCTGATCCAGATTAGCAAGAGTAACATTTTGATAGATGATTTTGTTGACGAATAAACCGATCAAAAGAATAATGGCGGCGGCGGAGAGGCCAATCGTGAGTTTGATATTGGCTTTGCGTTTTTTAGGTTTCAGTTCGACGGGTAATAGATTGACCTCAATTTCGTTTCGTTTTAATTCCCTCAGCCCCAGGCTCAGTGAAGTGGTTGTGTAGGCGCTCGATAAAATCTGGTTGGAATTGGTCTCTACGGCAGAAGGGATTGCGACACGGGTGGTGAAGACCTCCGTCTCTCGTTGCAATTGTTCGGCAAGGAACGGATTGTAAGGACCGCCCCCAAGCAGAAAAAGAGTTTCCACCGACTGGGCATCGTCGATATGGCGGCACGATTCCAGGGCATTTTGCAGTTCCTCGACGATAACTTTTGCCAGACCCTTCGAAATGGATTCGTAATAGGAGCCGTCGAGATTGTTTTCAAAAAACCCATGCATGAAGTCTGGGTCGTTGAGGGGCACATTTTTGGAAAAATCAATGTGACGGTTTGTCAAAAGGGACATTTCAATGCCTTGCGGCCCGACGTCAATCACTGCGGAAAGGGGCGGCATCTCGGTGGACTGCGAAAATACCAGATTGGCATTGGCAAATGTGGGCACGTCGACAATGGTGGGTTTCAGATTCAGGCGGCCCAGCATTTCCAGATAATAATCGACATGGTCCTTCTTCACCGCCGCGGATATGACATGATATAAATTGTCCCTTTTCCGGGTAAAGCAGGGTGCGAAATAAAAATTATCTATATTGGAAGAAAAATGCCGTTCCAGTTCGAATTCGATCATGGAATGCGCGGTTTTTAAGTCAGGGGCCGGGAGTTCAAAGGACTCAAAACTGTAATGCGCTCTTGGCAGACTGACCACCAGGTTTTGCGGCCAGATATCATTTTGAATCAGGAACTGGTTGATCGTATCAAGGAAACCTCTTTCCGCTTTTTCGTCCCCTGGGGACAGTAATGGGGTTTGAAAAAATTCGCAATCGATGACCTGAAAGGTTCGCAGCGTTTTCCCCAGAAGGGTGATCGCAACCGATTCTTCCCGGATGTCGAGGCCCAGTGATTTTTCCAGATAGACAGTTTTCATGGGTCGATGAGATTATCGTTCCAGTAATGCGTCAGTAAGCCTGTGTTCGCAGCTCCCTGTGGTTTTTCCATGACGGCAGAAATCGTGTGCCGGGTCTTGTTTTCACCAAAACTTCCTGTCGACTTAACGCGAAAATGAGTGGACGTGGTTTCGTTGTAATATCCTTTTTCACCTTTCAGCCGTAAAATTTCTGCGATTTCGTTTTCTCCAAACAGGATGGACAGCACCTCGGGACTGGCGGTGTTGGGGTTGACAGGGGTTGCGTTATATACAGTAAAGATTTGGTCCAGACCGACACGAATTTTTGTTTCTTCATCTCCTTCGGAAGATCCAAAAAAGATTTCCTTTGTCATTCCGCGAACTTTGAGCAACTCCTCCAGTGCTTCAACCTTTCCGTTTTTCGCATGATAGGGTGGGTTCTGTTGCTGGTAGTATTCGTTTTCCGCTCCATTGATGCGGTGATTGGAGTCTTCGTCAATCCAGTCAAGGATTGAGTCTGCAATTATATCCCTTTCTTCTCCCACTTCAATGCCTGAAAACTCCAAGGCCTTGATTAATATTCCACGGCTCGCGGTATTGATAGAAATTTTGCTGTTTTCGTCGGTGATGGAGTAGGAGATGGTTCCATTTCCAAGCGGAATGTCCTTGCGTTCGACGATTTCATATTCCTTTTGATCTTGTTCTTCCGTGCCGGTCGTTTGTTTTTGAGCGTCGGGGTCATTGATTTCAAATTTTTTTATCTCGAACTTTTGAATTTCAAGTTCTTTTATTTTAGCGCCTTTGGTTTTAGAATCTTTTTGTTCCGAATCTGTTTTCGAGACCAGGGGGGGTCCGGAAATCCAGCCATGATCGGGATGAATCGAATGAAAGCGGGCAGGCTTTAAAAACTCGGTCATTGCCAACGCTATCCCGGCTTTCGCCAGGTAATAGCTTTCAATGTCTTCCTTGAGATTGCGCGTGGTGTTCACTTCCATTTTCATGGAAAACGCGAACTCCGTAGCCAGAGCCATTAAAAGCACCAACACCCACAGGACCACCATCATCGCGATTCCATTTTGATTCTTATCAGGTCTTTTCATTTCCGACCTCCTTTTCCTTCCCCTCAGGCAGTTTGAATTCCATCCCCGAATGCAGAAGCAAATGCAGGGGCGGCGAAGAAATCAGTTTGGGTTCCTCTTTTTTCCCTGATTCCGCCGGCTCAAGAAGTCCAAGGGAGATTTCCACTCCTTTCGGCAGAGTCGGGGAGGAATCTTTTTCCAGAGGGTTCCCTTTGTCGTAGAAATCTGGGTTGCCGGAGTTTAACGTCCGGTTAAAATTGATTTCGTCGACCCACTCCCCGGTGTAGCTTAGAGCGTCTTTTGTGGAACCCGGAACTTTTTGCGGTTCTTTTTCCATTTGGTAATAGCGGAATTTTAAATACGAAACATTTTTAGCGAGCAGGAAGTACTGACCTTCATCCTCTTTTGCGCTGGAATCCGAGAAAATGTCCCCGTCGGAGATATCCCTTTCCATCAGGATGATTCCTGTTTCGTTCGTTTCAGGGTGTCTGCCCAGATAAAATTTCACTTCATGGGCCCAAACAAATTCATCCGGGGATGAAATGGGAGTGGCGAATGTCACAAAACGAATGGAATCCTTTTTTCCTTCGAAAGCCAGAATGCGCTTTGTTTGGGCGGCTGTTTTCAGGGTCAACCTTTCTTCTGCAGGGGGCACAAAAACCGGATAGCTGGACTTAATCTTCTCCGAGAGATGTTCGCCGATGATTCTGAGCCGCTGAAAGGTTTCCGCCCTTTTGGTTCCCGTTTCCTGGGTTGCGATGCCCAGGCGAATGGCGCCGAGCGAGATCCCGACGATGAACCCGACGATGACCAGTGACAGGATCAACTCCAGAAGGGTGAATCCATGCGCGTTGTTGACAGGTCGTATCATGAGATCAGAATCCGGAAATGTTGTTCGAAGAACCCGATCCGCTGATCCTGCTGGTTCCCGATCCACTTATCTGGTTTCCCGGAGAACTGGGTGAAGACCCTGGGTCAGAAGTTTGCGGGGAATCCTGTGCCGGAGATTCCGTCGGACTTTGCTGTGCCTGGGCATTGATTCCACCGCTGAAAATCTTTGCCAGCAGGGAGTCCGATGCCGGGGAGGTCGAGCCGTCGAGTTTCAAGGTGACAAGTTCTACATTTCGCTGTTTTTCATTTTCTCCCCAGAAGACTTTTAAAATAACCTTGGACAGGTTGATGTTTTCGTCCTCATCGTTCAACGGCGACTCAAAAGGTTCGATATTCATCGACCACTGAAAATTATCTTCGTCTTTAAAAGTCCCCGAGAGGGTTTCCGTCTCATAGTTCATCATTTCCATTTCGCTGAGTTTTGAGTTGGCCAGCCGCACCGCCCGCATGTACTCGTCGGACATCCCAACCGACCGGATGCTGGTCGAGAACAGATTGAGTACGGTGATGTAGCCCATCGCCATGATGGCAAGGGCGACGATCACTTCAAGAAGGGAAAACCCGTGGTCATTGAGTTTCCTGCTCGATGCGGGAACTTCCTGTAATGGGGTCGATGGTGATTTCATAAGCTGAGTCGGATTTTCCCGGAGACACCTTTTCTATTCGGATGGCGCCTCCGCTGGAATTTCCTCTAGGGTAAAAATGGATCGTGAATGTTCCCTTATCAACCGTTTTTTCCTTATTCGTCATGTGGGACATGGAGAATCCGGGGTCAAGCGTTTTACGGATTGGAGATGTATTGGTCTTCTTATTGCTTATCCAGTATTTTTTGCTTGCGATGTCTGCATTAAAGGTCGTTACGGTTTTGCGCGTGATGGCCTCGCTCCTGGCATATCGCAAAGCAGATTGAACTTCGCGGGTTTCGGACTGATGCTTGACACGGTCCAGAGTGGACATCACGAACGGCGTGGTCAAGCCCGCGATCAGGCCGATGAAAACAAGAACCAGTATTATTTCCAGCAGGGTGAAACCGCGAGTGTTTTGCAACACCCCCGGTTTTTTATTCAAAGTTTTCCCAACTGACGATGTCCTTGTTATTTTTTTCTCCGCCTTCGGCTTTGTCGGCGCCATAGGAAACCAGATCGTATTCGCCATGCTGTCCCGGTGAAGTGTAGACGTATTCATTGCCCCAGGGATCTTTTGGCACCTTCTTTTTGAGATAGGTTTTTATAGCCGCCAACCCCTCATCCGTGGTCGGGTACTTATGATTTTCCAGCCGGTATAAATCGAGAGCCTGACCCAGCAGTTCGATTTGCGCCTGGGCATCCTGTTGCCGGGCTTTATCGGCCTGGCCAAAAAACTTGGGCGCAACTAAAGCCGCTAAAAGGGCTATGATCACCATGACCACCATGAGTTCGATCAGAGTAAAACCTTTCGCGTTACGAAAAACATTTGGGTTGAATGAGGGTTTTTTATTCATCTATATCCCTTAAAGCTTAGGGTTTAACAGTTTGGTTAGAATGCAATTTCATTGACGCTGAAAATTGCCATCAACATGGATATGACAATGAAACCGATGATCACTGCCATCAGCAAGATCATCATGGGTTCGATCAAAGAGATGATTTGCTTGAGAGCCGTTTCCACTTCCCGATCGTAGGTCTCGGAAACTTTAGCCAGCATTTCGTCTAAATTTCCCGATGTTTCGCCCACCGTGATCATATGCACGGCCATGGCTGGAAAGACCCCGGACTGCTCAAGCGAACCGGACAACCCTTTCCCATTCTTTAAGCTGGTCAAGAGAGGGTTCATGGCCGCTACGATGACGCTGTTACTCAGTATGGATTTTACGATTCCCAAAGCATGCAGGACGGGAACTCCGCTTCTCAGTAATGTGGACAGGGTCAGGCTGAATCGTGAGACTTCAATTTTTCGGACCAGAGCCCCGAACAGCGGCAGCCTGAGTATCAAGGAGTCCCACTGGAATTTACCGCCTTCTGTTTTTACATAATAAAAGAAACCTGCCGCGGCCATTATAGAAAGGATCGTTATCAGCCACCAGTAACTCTGCACTCCAGAGCTTAAGCCCAGCATGATTTTAGTGGGTAAAGGCAGAGCGGTTCCCATGTCGTCAAAAATTTTCGAGAATCTGGGAATGACCACGGTGATCAAAAGGACCACCGCCGACCCACCAACAATCGTTAAAACCGCCGGGTAAACCATGGCCGAACGGATGTTATTTTTCAGATTTTCCGATTTTTCCATGTATTGCGCTAAGCGATCCAGGCAGGATGTCAGGACGCCGCCTTCTTCTCCGGCGCGGACCATATTCACATACAATTTTGAAAACGCCTGCGGATGTTCCGACAAAGCTTCGGCGAAAGACCCTCCGCTATGCACCCGTTTTTGAACCGCGGACAATATCAGCCGGACCTTGGGGTTTTCCGTCAATTTGGCAAGGCTCGACAAACTGCTGTCCAGAGTGATTCCGGAGCCCACCAGTGTGGACAACTGCTGGGTCAGGGCGAGAACCTCTTTTTGCGAAATTTTGTTAAAAAAGTCGGCGCCGGGAAGGCTGATTTCCCTGGAACCGAATTTTCTGGTTTTGGCTTCTGAAACCTGAACCGGGAAATAGTTTAGTTTCTGGATCAGTTTGACCGCGACCTGATAATCGGGGGCGTCGATGTTTCCTTCAACGAATTTCCCTTTTTGATCAGTTGCTTTGTAAGAATAGACAGCCATAACTACTTTTAATCCCTCAAGTATGTTCGCCGATGGTCACTCTCAGGATTTCTTCAACCGTGGTGATTCCCTGCAGAACTTTTCTCCAGCCGTCTTCCCGGAGCGTGCGCATTCCGGCTTTTCTGGCCATGGCGCGAATCGTTTGCCCGTTGGCTTTGGCGAGAATGAGTCCACGGATGGCTTCGTCGATAATGAGAAGTTCATAAATTCCGGCTCTTCCGCGAAACCCGGTATGAC
This genomic interval carries:
- the gspG gene encoding type II secretion system protein GspG, encoding MNKKPSFNPNVFRNAKGFTLIELMVVMVIIALLAALVAPKFFGQADKARQQDAQAQIELLGQALDLYRLENHKYPTTDEGLAAIKTYLKKKVPKDPWGNEYVYTSPGQHGEYDLVSYGADKAEGGEKNNKDIVSWENFE
- a CDS encoding secretion system protein translates to MAVYSYKATDQKGKFVEGNIDAPDYQVAVKLIQKLNYFPVQVSEAKTRKFGSREISLPGADFFNKISQKEVLALTQQLSTLVGSGITLDSSLSSLAKLTENPKVRLILSAVQKRVHSGGSFAEALSEHPQAFSKLYVNMVRAGEEGGVLTSCLDRLAQYMEKSENLKNNIRSAMVYPAVLTIVGGSAVVLLITVVIPRFSKIFDDMGTALPLPTKIMLGLSSGVQSYWWLITILSIMAAAGFFYYVKTEGGKFQWDSLILRLPLFGALVRKIEVSRFSLTLSTLLRSGVPVLHALGIVKSILSNSVIVAAMNPLLTSLKNGKGLSGSLEQSGVFPAMAVHMITVGETSGNLDEMLAKVSETYDREVETALKQIISLIEPMMILLMAVIIGFIVISMLMAIFSVNEIAF